A region of the Chitinivibrionales bacterium genome:
ATCGCTGATCCTCATGCGCATCGGTCAAGGGCTCGGCGGCGGCCTGCTTCAGCCCCTCGGCATGGCCATAATCATGCGGGAATTCCCGCAGGAAAAACGCGGCATGGCAATGGGGTTCTGGTCCATTTCAGCGGCGGCCTCCGTTTCGCTGGGTCCCATGGTGGGCGGCTATATCGCCGACAATTTCGACTGGCACCTCATCTTCAACATCAATGTGCCCATCGGCATCATCTGTTTCATGGCCACCTGGGTGATCCAGCGGGAGTACAAGACCCAGAAGGCGCGGTCCTTCGATACGGCGGGATTTCTGTCGCTGTCGGTGTTCCTGGGGTTCCTGCTCTTTGCGCTCGCAAGCGGCAACGCGCAATGGAACACGGGCGGGTGGACTTCCGACACCATGATGCTGTGCTATCTTGCGTCGGCGGTCGGGCTGGTGGTGTTTCTCGTGACCGAGTTCAACGTGAAGTCCCCGCTTGTGAACCTGAAGCTTCTTTCCAAATACAATTTCGGGCTCACGAACGTGGTGATGTTCATCTTCGGCATCGGGATGTTCGGCAGCGTGTTTCTCATCCCGCTTTATCTTCAGAATGTTCTTGGGTACACGGCGTTTGAATCGGGAATGGTCCTTTTTCCCGTGGGAATCATTCAGGCCACCGTCGGGCCCATTGCCGGGTATACGTCCGACAAGATAAACCCGAAGATCCCGATCTCCATCGGCATCGCGCTGTTTACGACGAGCTTTCTTCTCAATACCCGTCTGTCAATTTTCTCCGAACACGCGCAGATCATGCTTCCCATGTATTTGCGCGGCGTGGCGATGGGCCTCATGTTTTCGCCGCTTTCCTCGGTCGCGCTTATCGAGATAGGCAGGCACGAAATGGCCCAGGCCTCGGGATTGATCAATGTGATCCGGCAGATTGGAGGCAGTTTCGGGGTCGCGATTCTGCAGACGCTTCTGACGCAACGCGTCATTTTCCACACGGTCACCGCCGGCGTGACCCTTGATCCCTCGTCGCCGGTGTTCACCCGTTCGATGAGGGCTCTGCAGACCCATGTGATTCACGCGGCGGGGTCCGCGCCGCAAAACGCGGTCGTGCAGGCGTCCATGCAGCTGCTGTCGCATTTTACACAACAGGTGTTTGTTTGGGGAATCAACGACGCCTTCTTCTATTCTGCCGCGTGCACCGCGGCGTGCCTTGTGCCGGTGTTGATCTTGAGGACAAGACGAAAACCCGGCATACCGTTGATGGGCGGGTAACATTCGTGAACATCGATGCACGATAAAAAACGGAGATCATGATGCACAAACGACATATCCGGCGGTGGACGCTGGTGCTGTGCCTGAGCGGGATTTCGGCCGCGGCCGCTCAGACGCACGATTCGATAACCTTGCCCGAAGCGGTTGATCTGGCACTTAAAAACAACGCGGCGCTTGCCGCGGCGCAACAGGGACTTTCTGCGGCGCAGGCGAGAACCGACCAGGCGAGAACCGGATGGTGGCCGACGGTGAGCGGAACCGCGTCGTACACGAATTTGTACCCTCTTGAAAAAATGAACCTGCCGCTACCGTTCCCGATATACAAGGACCCAAATACCGGTTACTGGGAAGTCACCCCAAAGAATATCCCTTTTCAATTATACCCCGCCGACAATTGGGACATTCACGTGGGGGCCGAATACCTGCTGTTCGATTTCGGCAAACGACAGAAAGCAATTGCGCTCTCTCGCATTGGCGAACATGCGCTTCAGACCGGGACCGATCTTGCCGCCAAGGCCGTGAGCTACCAAACGATCATCGCATTTGAATCACTACTAGGCAGCGCCCAATTGATTGCCGCCAAACAGGAAAACATCGGTAACTTAAAGGAGCACCTCGATTTTGTCAAGAAGAGACTGGCAACGGGAAGCGCGACCGAGTTTGACGTTTTAAGATCCGAAGTCGATCTTACCAATTCCCAGACCGAGCTTACCAATCTCAACAATGACCATGCCAAACAACAAATCGATTTCCGCCTCCTGCTTGGGCTTGCGGAATCGGCGCCCGCTAACTGCACGGGTAACTTCGACTCCAGCTTCAAGGAACCTCCCAAGGACTCGCTTATTGATGAGGCACTCAAGCAAAGGACCGAGATCGCTCTCCTTGATACCGCAATGAAGATTGCGCAGGTGCAGCTGTCCCTTGCACGCCTCGAAATGACCCCTGCGCTCACCGCGCACGTTTCTGCCGGAGAGAAGAACGGATACTTTCCGAACCTCGACCAGCTGCAATTCAACACGGTCGCCGCTGCGCAGATTACCGCCCCCATCTTCGACGGTCGCAGGACCCATTATCATATCATGGAACTGAAAGCCCATCTCGACAGCCTCCGCATAATGCATGATGATCTCTTGCGTCGCGTTCGCACCGACGTGCTCAAGGCAATTGCAGATGTCAAGAGCGCCCATGAAAACCTCTCGGAGGCGGCCGAAAATATCCGTCTCGCCAGCGAGTCCAGGCGCATTGCGAAGCTGCAATATGAGGCCGGTGTCATTCCCAATCTTGACCTGCTCGACGCCGAGAACAAGTATACGCAGGCGAAATTCTCCAGGGTGCAAAGCGAATTCCGGTATACGCTCAGCAAATACGCGCTTGACCAGGTCACGGGAAAAATGCCTGATGTGAAATAGCGGACCATCGATGAGCGAAAAACATTAACCGGTAACGGAGTGGATGCACGGATGGTCAAATACAGTTTTATTGCGGAATAAACATGTTGCTCATAAACACGATATATTTTTTTGAACGATCCAATCAACAATTTTTCAAAGAACCACTTTTACTATGAAAAAGAACCTGACGATAATCTTGGGGTTGATGCTGCTTGCGTGCTTTTTCTGCTCCTGCAAGTCCAGGGCTCCCGATCCGAAGGCTGCGGCCGGGGCCAACAAATTCAACGCGACACCCCTTGTCGAGGGGTTCGTCGTGAAATCAAGCGTGGTGGTCCAGTCGATTTCCATCTCGGGCACCCTGATGCCGTTCGAGGAGACCGTTCTCATGCCCGAGGTGACGGGCCGCGTGGTGGCCATAAATCTTCCTGAGGGGAAATTCGTCAAGCAGGGCACCCTGCTTGTAAAACTTTTTGACGACGATCTCCAGGCAAGCCTTCGCAAATCGCAAACCCAGCTTGATCTTGCGAAAGTGACCCAAAAGCGCCAGGCGGAACTGATTAAGGTAAACGGCCTGAGCCAGTCGGACTACGACCAGGCCGTGCTGCAGGTAAGTTCGATCAACGCCGACATCGAGGTGCTCAGGGCGCAGATCCGCAAGACCGAGGTGCGTGCGCCGTTCGACGGAATCATCGGGTTGCGCAACATCAGCCTTGGAGCGGAAGTGACGCCGCAAACCGCGCTTGCCACCATCCGGGACGTGGCGCGCCTCAAGCTCGACTTTGCCGTGCCGCAGAAATACGGCGCCACGCTGCGGCCGGGCATGATGGTTATATTCACCCTCGAAGGCATCGACGCAAAATACGAGGCCACGGTGATGGCCACCGAGGAGGGCGTGGACGAGGCAACGCGAAACCTCAAGGCAAGGGCCATGGTGAAAAACACTGAATTGCTCCTTAAGCCCGGCTCGTTTGTAAATGTCGAGCTCGAACTCGGAAAAGAAGCCAATGCCCTGATGGTGCCCACACAGGCCATCATCCCGCAAGAGCTCGGCAAACAGGTGATTCTCGCGAAAGACGGCAAGGCAAAATTCGTGTCTGTGAAGACCGGCATCCGCCAGGCTTCGCTGATCGAAGTGGTGTCGGGCATTGCGGAAGGCGACACGATAGTCACCACGGGACTGCTCTTCCTTAAACCGGGCGCAGACCTCAAGTTCTCCAAGATATCACAGCACGAAGGCGGCCGGTAGTACCCTGCCATGACCCTATCAGAATTTTCACTCCACCGCCCCGTAGCCTCCATCGTGATGAGCCTCATCATCGTGCTGCTCGGCGCGGTCGGCTTTACGTTTCTGGGTGTGCGTCTGTATCCGGCAATCGATCCGCCTACCATCGGCGTCCGGACCAACTATACCGGGGCGAACGCCGACATCATCGAATCGCAAGTGACCGAGCCCCTGGAAAAGGCGATAAACGGCATCGAGGGGATCAAATCGATCTCTTCCACTTCGGCAATCGGCATCAGCTATATCACCGCGGAGTTCAACGTGGGCGCCGACCTCGAAAAGGCGGCCAACGACGTGCGTGACAAGGTCTCCCAGGCCGCACGCAATCTGCCCCAGGACATAGACGCGCCTCCGGTGGTCTCCAAGGCCGACGCCAACAGTGACCCGGTCATCACCGTTTCGGTGATGAGCACCACCATGAATGCATTGGAACTTTCCGACTATGCCGAAAACATCCTTCAGGAGAAACTTCAAACGATTCCCGGCGTGAGCTCGGTGGTGCTGTTCGGTCAGCGACGGCCCTCGATGCGGCTGTGGCTCGATCCGGAAAAGATGGCAGCCTACGGCATCACACCGCAGGATGTCAATGCCTCCCTTGACAAGGAAAACGTGCAGCTGCCGGGCGGCAAGCTTACCGGGAAGTCGACCGAGCTCATCGTCAATACGTTCGGCCAGCTCGTTACCGAAGACGATTTCAACAATCTGATCGTTCGGCAGACAAACGATCAGATTGTCCGCTTCCGCGACATCGGCGAGGCGGCGCTCGGCCCGGAGAATCCCGAGACGATCGTGAAGCTCAACGGCACCGAGGGCATTTCGCTCGCGCTCCTTCCGCTGCCCGGCGCGAACACCATCGACATCGCGGACGAGTTCTACAAACGCTATGCCGAAATCCAGAAGACCCTTCCGCCGGGCGTCAAGCTGGAGATCGGCTACGACAAGTCCAAATTCGTGCGCGAGGCCGTGAGTGACGTCCGGATGACGATCGGTATCGCCCTGTTCCTGGTGATCCTCATCGTTTTCCTGTTCTTCAGGAATTGGATCTTGGCCCTGCGGCCGCTCCTTGACATTCCGGTATCGCTCATCAGCGCGTTCTTCATCATGTACGTGTTCGGATTTTCCATCAACGTGCTCACCCTGCTCGCCGTGGTGCTGGCCACGGGCCTCGTGGTGGACGACGGCATCGTGGTGACGGAGAATATTTTCAAGAAAATCGAGCACGGCATGGGCGTCTGGGAGGCCTGCATCAAGGGAACCCAGGAAGTGTTCTTTGTGGTGATCGCCACGTCCATGACGCTTGCCGTGGTGTTTATTCCCGTGATCTTCCTGCAGGGGTTTACCGGCAGGCTGTTCCGTGAATTCGGAATTGTATTGGCGGGGGCCGTGTTGGTCTCGGCGTTTGTGGCGCTCACCCTCACGCCGGTGCTCAACCTGAAACTCGGAGCAATCAGAACGGAACACTCTGGCTTCTACAAATCGACCGAACCCTTCTTCCTAGGGCTGGACGCCGGATACAGGCGGCTCCTTGCCTGGTTCATGAAACGCAAATGGCTCTCCATCGCCATTCTCATCGCCTGCGCGGCAATCATTGTGGTGCTTTTTAAAATGCTCAAGTCCGAGCTTGCGCCGCTCGAAGACCACAGCCTTATTCGGGCGAACATCACGCTTCCGGAAGGAACCGGATTCGATTACACACAGAATCTGGTCGACCGTATCGCGCAACTCGAGATGGACAGCATCCCCGAGATGCGGCTTATTTTTGCCGGCGTCGGATTGGGGGCCGGCGGGACCAACACAGGCTCGGTCCAGACGTTTCTCGTGGAGCCGAACGAACGAAAGGCCAGCCAGCAGCAGGTCTTCGACAGGCTGGCCAAGATGTACAGGAGGTTTTCCGCCGCGCGTGTCGTGCCCAATCAGGAACAAACCATTACCACGTCGCTATCGGCGGGGCGGCAGCTTCCGGTGCAGTTCGTCATACAGAACCTTGATTTTGCCAAGCTGCAGGAAGCGCTGCCGAAATTTCTCGACGAGGCAAAGAGCAATTCGATTTTCGGCACCATCGATGTGGACCTGAAGTTCAACAAGCCCGAGATCGACCTCACCGTAGACCGGCTCAAGGCCACCGACCTCGGCGTCAACGTCATCGACGTCTCGAATACGCTCGACTATGCACTCAGCGGCAGGCGATATGCCTACTATCTGCGCGAGGGAAAACAGTACCAGGTGATAGGCCAGGTTCTTCGCGAGGAGCGCGACAAGCCGGCCGACATCACCTCGCTCTACGTGCGGAGCAACGGCGGTCAGCTGATCCAGCTCGACAACCTGGTGAAGATGACCGAAAACAGCGCCCCGCCCACGCTGTATCACTACAACCGTTATAAATCGGCGACCATAGGGGCCACGCTGGCGCAGGGCAAAACCATGGGCGAGGGCATCGAGGCGATGCGTCGCATCGCGAAGAAGGTACTCGACGGCACGTTCCACACCGACCTTTCCGGTCCGTCAAGAGACTTCGCGGAAAGCAGCTCAAACACGTCGTTTGCCCTGGTGCTCGCGCTGTTCTTTATCTATCTCATTCTGGCGTTTCAGTTCGAGAGTTTTCGGGAACCGTTCATCATCATGCTCACCGTGCCGCTTGCCGCGGCGGGCGCGCTTTTGTCCCTGTGGCTCACCGGGATGACCCTGAACATCTTTTCGGAGATCGGCATGATCATGCTCGTGGGTCTTGTTACCAAGAACGGCATCCTCATCGTGGAGTTTGCAAACCAGAAACAGAAGGCGGGGCTCGGCAGGGCCGAGGCCGCGTTCGAGGCCGCGGCCGCGCGGCTGCGGCCTATTCTCATGACGTCGCTCGCCACGGTGTTCGGCGCGCTGCCCATCACGCTCGGCCTCGGCGCTGGCGCGGAAAGCCGTAAGCCGCTCGGCGTGGTGGTGGACGGCGGTCTGCTGTTCGCGCTTATCCTGACGCTGTTCGTGATTCCGGTAATGTATACAATGATGGCGAAGGACAGAAAACCAAAACAAAGTCAAGCTGTGGGAGTAAAATAGAAGGATAAGATAAATTTGTTCGACAATCGGTTAACGCCTCACCCCATCACCCCGACCTTCGGGCACCGCTCTTCCTCTCCGCAAGTGGAGAGGGGAAGAGGGGCTTGGGGGAATTAGGGTGAGGCGAAAACGGAAAAGAACAAACAATTACATGAATAGAATTTTCATATCATTACTTTTTATCGGCCTTGCGATAGGTACTTCCTGTGCCCAGCCGATGTTGCCCGCCGACGAGGCGGTGAGCGTCGCGCTCAAGAACAACTTCGACATTTTAGTGGCGCACAACGACGCGCAAATCGCAAAAGTCAACAATACTCCGGGAAACGCGGGCATGCTGCCGTCGGTCGCGGCCAACGGATCAGAAGAATTCTCGCAAACAAGTACGCTGACAAAATTTGTCAATCCTACCAGTATTGACACCGTCCCCAACGCCCAAGCGAATACGGCAAGCGCCACGGTGGCGCTTGCCTGGACCTTGTTCGACGGCGGCAAGATGTTCGTCACGAAACGAAAGCTCGGTGAACTGGAGAAACTGGGCGCCATCCAGTTTCGCCAGAAGGTGCTTCAAACCGCCTACAGCGTATCGGTCGCGTATTACGATGTCGTGCGCCAGAAACAGCAGCTCGTCTCGATCCGCGAGGTGATTGCCTACAATCAGGAACAAGTCAAGATCCTGCAGACGAGCTTCGGCGCTGGCCTCTCGCCCAAGACGAGCCTACTGCAGGCACAGATCGACCTCAACGTGTTCAAGGAAAACGCGCTGGCACAGGAATCGGTGATCAGGGACGCGAAGCGCGCGCTCAACGTCCTACTGGCCAGGAACCCGGACACGTCGTTCGAGGTTGTCGATTCCATTCCGTTAACCTATGTCCCGGACAGGGACAGGCTCATGGCGCAGGTGAGTTCCAGCAACGTGGATATAGCGGCGTTCCAAAAGCAGGTGGAAGTCGCCCGGCTGAGCCTTGAAGAAGCTCGGTCCCTTTTCTTTCCGCGGCTGCTCTTTTCCGCCGGCTACGGCGTTTCGCGCATCGACAACACGCACACGTCCCCCACCACCCCTTCGTGGAGCTGGGGCTACGGACCGCAGGTGGGCGGAACGCTCACTATTCCTTTGTACCAGGCCGGAAACGTGGTGCGTCAAGTGAAGGCCGCCCGGCTGTCGCTTGAGTCGT
Encoded here:
- a CDS encoding TolC family protein; amino-acid sequence: MMHKRHIRRWTLVLCLSGISAAAAQTHDSITLPEAVDLALKNNAALAAAQQGLSAAQARTDQARTGWWPTVSGTASYTNLYPLEKMNLPLPFPIYKDPNTGYWEVTPKNIPFQLYPADNWDIHVGAEYLLFDFGKRQKAIALSRIGEHALQTGTDLAAKAVSYQTIIAFESLLGSAQLIAAKQENIGNLKEHLDFVKKRLATGSATEFDVLRSEVDLTNSQTELTNLNNDHAKQQIDFRLLLGLAESAPANCTGNFDSSFKEPPKDSLIDEALKQRTEIALLDTAMKIAQVQLSLARLEMTPALTAHVSAGEKNGYFPNLDQLQFNTVAAAQITAPIFDGRRTHYHIMELKAHLDSLRIMHDDLLRRVRTDVLKAIADVKSAHENLSEAAENIRLASESRRIAKLQYEAGVIPNLDLLDAENKYTQAKFSRVQSEFRYTLSKYALDQVTGKMPDVK
- a CDS encoding TolC family protein produces the protein MNRIFISLLFIGLAIGTSCAQPMLPADEAVSVALKNNFDILVAHNDAQIAKVNNTPGNAGMLPSVAANGSEEFSQTSTLTKFVNPTSIDTVPNAQANTASATVALAWTLFDGGKMFVTKRKLGELEKLGAIQFRQKVLQTAYSVSVAYYDVVRQKQQLVSIREVIAYNQEQVKILQTSFGAGLSPKTSLLQAQIDLNVFKENALAQESVIRDAKRALNVLLARNPDTSFEVVDSIPLTYVPDRDRLMAQVSSSNVDIAAFQKQVEVARLSLEEARSLFFPRLLFSAGYGVSRIDNTHTSPTTPSWSWGYGPQVGGTLTIPLYQAGNVVRQVKAARLSLESSKDALESEKQLVASQLSSALDEFENQRGLLAIEKANDALAKENLDISMERLRLGQSTSLELRQAQESFEDSRTRLINIEFNLKAAETKLRQLTAEL
- a CDS encoding efflux RND transporter permease subunit is translated as MTLSEFSLHRPVASIVMSLIIVLLGAVGFTFLGVRLYPAIDPPTIGVRTNYTGANADIIESQVTEPLEKAINGIEGIKSISSTSAIGISYITAEFNVGADLEKAANDVRDKVSQAARNLPQDIDAPPVVSKADANSDPVITVSVMSTTMNALELSDYAENILQEKLQTIPGVSSVVLFGQRRPSMRLWLDPEKMAAYGITPQDVNASLDKENVQLPGGKLTGKSTELIVNTFGQLVTEDDFNNLIVRQTNDQIVRFRDIGEAALGPENPETIVKLNGTEGISLALLPLPGANTIDIADEFYKRYAEIQKTLPPGVKLEIGYDKSKFVREAVSDVRMTIGIALFLVILIVFLFFRNWILALRPLLDIPVSLISAFFIMYVFGFSINVLTLLAVVLATGLVVDDGIVVTENIFKKIEHGMGVWEACIKGTQEVFFVVIATSMTLAVVFIPVIFLQGFTGRLFREFGIVLAGAVLVSAFVALTLTPVLNLKLGAIRTEHSGFYKSTEPFFLGLDAGYRRLLAWFMKRKWLSIAILIACAAIIVVLFKMLKSELAPLEDHSLIRANITLPEGTGFDYTQNLVDRIAQLEMDSIPEMRLIFAGVGLGAGGTNTGSVQTFLVEPNERKASQQQVFDRLAKMYRRFSAARVVPNQEQTITTSLSAGRQLPVQFVIQNLDFAKLQEALPKFLDEAKSNSIFGTIDVDLKFNKPEIDLTVDRLKATDLGVNVIDVSNTLDYALSGRRYAYYLREGKQYQVIGQVLREERDKPADITSLYVRSNGGQLIQLDNLVKMTENSAPPTLYHYNRYKSATIGATLAQGKTMGEGIEAMRRIAKKVLDGTFHTDLSGPSRDFAESSSNTSFALVLALFFIYLILAFQFESFREPFIIMLTVPLAAAGALLSLWLTGMTLNIFSEIGMIMLVGLVTKNGILIVEFANQKQKAGLGRAEAAFEAAAARLRPILMTSLATVFGALPITLGLGAGAESRKPLGVVVDGGLLFALILTLFVIPVMYTMMAKDRKPKQSQAVGVK
- a CDS encoding DHA2 family efflux MFS transporter permease subunit — protein: MLRQRFVNNIPSLHHEHGSYKWWVLVNIMISGFMVVLDSTVVNTALPKIMASFGISVDVAQWILTAYMLAFGIMLPTSGWIADRFGYKRTYAAGLAVFTLFSFLCGISWSEKSLILMRIGQGLGGGLLQPLGMAIIMREFPQEKRGMAMGFWSISAAASVSLGPMVGGYIADNFDWHLIFNINVPIGIICFMATWVIQREYKTQKARSFDTAGFLSLSVFLGFLLFALASGNAQWNTGGWTSDTMMLCYLASAVGLVVFLVTEFNVKSPLVNLKLLSKYNFGLTNVVMFIFGIGMFGSVFLIPLYLQNVLGYTAFESGMVLFPVGIIQATVGPIAGYTSDKINPKIPISIGIALFTTSFLLNTRLSIFSEHAQIMLPMYLRGVAMGLMFSPLSSVALIEIGRHEMAQASGLINVIRQIGGSFGVAILQTLLTQRVIFHTVTAGVTLDPSSPVFTRSMRALQTHVIHAAGSAPQNAVVQASMQLLSHFTQQVFVWGINDAFFYSAACTAACLVPVLILRTRRKPGIPLMGG
- a CDS encoding efflux RND transporter periplasmic adaptor subunit — translated: MKKNLTIILGLMLLACFFCSCKSRAPDPKAAAGANKFNATPLVEGFVVKSSVVVQSISISGTLMPFEETVLMPEVTGRVVAINLPEGKFVKQGTLLVKLFDDDLQASLRKSQTQLDLAKVTQKRQAELIKVNGLSQSDYDQAVLQVSSINADIEVLRAQIRKTEVRAPFDGIIGLRNISLGAEVTPQTALATIRDVARLKLDFAVPQKYGATLRPGMMVIFTLEGIDAKYEATVMATEEGVDEATRNLKARAMVKNTELLLKPGSFVNVELELGKEANALMVPTQAIIPQELGKQVILAKDGKAKFVSVKTGIRQASLIEVVSGIAEGDTIVTTGLLFLKPGADLKFSKISQHEGGR